The Planococcus halocryophilus nucleotide sequence CTACTATTTCGGTCAAATGTTAAATTCTGAAGATGCTGCTGAAGTAGAAGTTGCAGAAGGTCTTGGACTTTACTTCCCGAACCAAGAAACAACTGGAACTCACGTTAACGTTAGTGGTGCAGGTGTCGTTAAAACTGCTAAAAACAAAGAAAACGCGATAAAATTACTTGAATTCCTTTCTGCACCTGAAGCACAAGGCACTTTTGCAGAAGCTAACTATGAATACCCAGTAAACTCAGCTGTTGAACCTTCTGAGCTATTGAAATCATGGGGCGAATTCAAAGAACAAGATATCCCACTTTCTTCACTGGGAGACAACAACGCCAAGTCGATTTTAATCTTTAACGAAGTAGGCTGGAAATAATCAAAAAGCTGTTCCCTTGCTGTATTCTATAACGGCAAGGGATTTCTGACGATTGGAAAGGTGACTAATGCTATGCAACGAAGACTCGCTAATATAAATATTTGGACGGTCGCAGCTATCGCTATTATAGCTGCACTGTTTTTGCCGAACATGACAATTGTGACAGGGTTATTCACCCCCTCTAATGAAAATTGGGAGCATATGAAAGAATTCGTCCTCTGGTCGTTTGTCAAAAACTCCTTGATTCTCGTTGTTGCCACAGCAGTTTCAACGATTTTCATCGGTTTGAGTTTAGCTTGGCTGATTGCCCAGTACCAGTTTCCTTTCCGAAAATTTTTGAAATGGGCTTTGATCTTGCCTCTTTCTATTCCTCCTTTTATCGGAGCTTACACCTATCATGGAATCTTCAATTATACCGGGGTGATCCAGTCGACACTTCGCGGACTGTTTAATATGGAACTCAATCCTGTATACTTTGACATCATGAATTTACCAGGTGCAATTTTTATCTATACTGTCTTCTTGTATCCTTACGTTTATACCATTACACAAGTTTTTCTTTCTCAACAATCCGCTTCGCTCATTGAAAGTACACGACTTCTAGGAAAAGGCCCTTGGCGAACCTTTTTCCAAGTGGTTGTTCCGATTTCACGTATTTCGATTATTGCAGGCGCCAGTTTAGTCATCTTAGAAGTTTTAAATGATTACGGCGTTGTAAAATATTACGGCATCCAGACGTTTACGACAGCAATTTTCCAAAGCTGGTTTGGTTTAGGGGATATTGAAACGTCGATTAAACTCGCAGCCTCTTTAATGGGCTTTGTTATTATCATTTTGCTGATTGAGAAAATTCTTCGCGGGAGACGTCAATACAGCTATTCTTCCACTAAAGTACGCCCATTGCCGCTAATTCGGTTAACTGGATGGAAAGCATTTGCAGCAGCCGGATATGGCTTTGCAATATTAGCATTAGGCTTTTTCATCCCAATAATTCAATTGATCGACTGGACGATATTAACTTTTGGAACTATCCCTCTAGATGAATTTATATCTTATATAAAAAACTCAGTGTTTGTGGCAGGTATTAGTGCCGCTACCATTATTGTTTTCTCATTAATTGTTGGTAATTTTGCCCGACTTGTGCACGGCAGAATTGCTAAATTGTTGCCGAAATTGACTGTTCTCGGTTACTCTATTCCTGGAGCTGTTATTGCAGTTGCCGTTGTAACTGCCTTTGTGGCATTAGACAATTTTTTAGCACCGCTTTATCAATTAGTGGGCACAAAATCGACACTCGTACTCAGTGTTAGTCTTATCTTACTTGTTACTGCTTATATCATTCGATTTTTCGCCATTGGCTATAGCTCGATTGAGACCGGTTACGATAAAATCGGTACGGACTTCCAAGATGCTTCTCGCCTTTTAGGAGCAGGACTAACAAGAACATTCTTTAAAGTAGATATGCCGATGATGAAAGGCGCGATCATTAGTGGATTTATTCTAGTCTTTATCGATGTACTAAAAGAAATTCCATTAACTTTAATTTTAAGACCATTTAATTTTGATACACTTTCTACGAAAGCTTTCCAATATGCCAGCGACGAAAAAATCATGGAAGCTTCTCAAGCTTCTTTATTGATTGTTGGTATTAGTGCTCTGGCAATTATGGTCTTCTACAAGTTTTTGGAAAAGGAGTTGGATTAATATGTTCGTAACCATTGAAAATCTTTGTTTTTCTTATCCAAATACAAAAGCTGTTGCACTTGATAATTTCTCTTTAGAGATTGAAAAAGGTGAAGTTATCTCCATTCTTGGCCGAAGCGGAAGCGGAAAAAGTACGGTTCTCCGTCTTCTTGCTGGACTTGAAAATCCCTCAGTTGGCAAAGTAACGATTCAAGATCAAGTTCTCTGTGATAATAAAACATTTATACAGCCCGAGAAGCGTGGCATCGGCATGGTTTTTCAAGATTATGCACTTTTCCCTCATATGACGGTTGCTAATAATATCTTATTTGGACTGTTTCGCATGAAAAAATCTGCCAAACAGCAACGTCTCCAAGAAGTGTTAGAGCTTGTTGAATTGCAAGGGTATGAAAATCGTTATCCCCATCAACTGAGTGGTGGACAACAACAGCGTGTAGCGATTGCTAGAGCGCTTGCGCCAAACCCTCATCTTCTCTTACTTGATGAACCATTCAGTAATTTGGATGCAGAACTGCAAGAAAAGATACGGAAAGAATTACGTGATATTCTAAAAAAAGCCAATATCACGTCAATCTTTGTTACGCACGATGAAAAAGATGCTCACATTTTGGCTGACCGTATTGTCAAAATCAAAAATGGGCAGACGGATTTTATCGGTCGCCCATGTGATTTACTCGATGTTTACCGTCAAGAAGGTCATAGTGAACCCTTTCCTGCTGTAGAAGAAAAAGAATTAGTTCATAGCTAAAAATAGCCAACACGCTTTCTTAAGAGAAAGCTGTGTTGGCTATTTTTTAAGATTTAAAGCGAGCTGCATAAAAAAACCATCCGTTTTTCCGGATGGTTTCAGACTGTAGACAAATTCTTATTAAAGTGAATAGCGGTGTATAACCTCCAATCGGACTGGCCACTTCGCTTTCCGGTGGGCTCAGCTTCAGCCTCCTCGTCACTAGCGTTCCTGCGGGGTCTTCAGCTTTCGCTGTCCCACAGGAGTCTTCGTGACCATGCGCGTCAACTTAAGAAATATCAGGTGATTAGCCTCCTTTAATTGATGGTAAAGAAGAATACCATCAATTAAAGGAGGCGTTTTTTTATGAAACGGAACCATGCAACTTACCATCTGACGCGATTGTTCCAGTTTCTATCACCCAGGAAACCTTGAAGCTCTCGCTAAAGCAACTCAATTTGTCCAGAGAAAACGGAAGTTGACTGTCAGTTCTTTTATGAAGCTCCTGTTTTCATCTCCCGGAACTCTCAGTGACCATTCCTTATCCGAACTCTGTTCGGACTTGGCTATTCATCAGGTCCCGCTATCCAAAGAGGCATTGAACAAGCGTTTGAATGAACACACGGTTCTTTTTTTACAAGAGGTGTTTTTTGCCTTGTTTGAGCTCCAAAAAAGCTTGCCCCTACCGGGCATTCAATTGGCAACCACGCTTCCCTTCAATCGCATCCGGATACTGGATGGCACAACAGTCGCGCTTTCGTCTAATTGCCAGAGCGACTATCCTAGTTCGGTGGGGGCAGGCGTCAAATTTCAAGTTGAAGTTGACTACCTCACCGGTCAGTTTCAGTATGTGAAGATTCAACCCGCAAAAGCTGCAGATTGTCCAGCTGGTCGCGAGCGGTTGGACACGATACGGAAGGGGGACTTGTTTTTACAAGACCTTGGGTATTATCAATACACCACGTTTGAACAAATCAATGAGGAACATGCTTTTTATGTTAGCCGAGCCCGGACCGATACGATGTTTTATATCGACCATCCAACGCCTCGCGACCACCCAAATGGAAAAATGGTGGAAAGGTCTGCATATGAGCAACTTTTTATAAAAGAAGAAATGAAGACACTTCACCCAGGAGAAATACGCAATTACCCACGGGTCTATCTGGGCAGGCATAAGAAGTTGCCCTGTCGTCTCGTGCTCTATCGAATGACAGCGGCCGAACAGCGACGCCAAGCCTATCGAGTGAAACGCCGTGACCAGACCAAACACGGTACCATTAAACAAAAATCGCTAGATTTAGTGGGCGTATCCATGTTAGTGACGAACCTTCCAGACAAGGTTCCCACAGAAGAAATCGTTGCGCTCTACCGGTATCGT carries:
- a CDS encoding ABC transporter permease is translated as MQRRLANINIWTVAAIAIIAALFLPNMTIVTGLFTPSNENWEHMKEFVLWSFVKNSLILVVATAVSTIFIGLSLAWLIAQYQFPFRKFLKWALILPLSIPPFIGAYTYHGIFNYTGVIQSTLRGLFNMELNPVYFDIMNLPGAIFIYTVFLYPYVYTITQVFLSQQSASLIESTRLLGKGPWRTFFQVVVPISRISIIAGASLVILEVLNDYGVVKYYGIQTFTTAIFQSWFGLGDIETSIKLAASLMGFVIIILLIEKILRGRRQYSYSSTKVRPLPLIRLTGWKAFAAAGYGFAILALGFFIPIIQLIDWTILTFGTIPLDEFISYIKNSVFVAGISAATIIVFSLIVGNFARLVHGRIAKLLPKLTVLGYSIPGAVIAVAVVTAFVALDNFLAPLYQLVGTKSTLVLSVSLILLVTAYIIRFFAIGYSSIETGYDKIGTDFQDASRLLGAGLTRTFFKVDMPMMKGAIISGFILVFIDVLKEIPLTLILRPFNFDTLSTKAFQYASDEKIMEASQASLLIVGISALAIMVFYKFLEKELD
- a CDS encoding ABC transporter ATP-binding protein, with translation MFVTIENLCFSYPNTKAVALDNFSLEIEKGEVISILGRSGSGKSTVLRLLAGLENPSVGKVTIQDQVLCDNKTFIQPEKRGIGMVFQDYALFPHMTVANNILFGLFRMKKSAKQQRLQEVLELVELQGYENRYPHQLSGGQQQRVAIARALAPNPHLLLLDEPFSNLDAELQEKIRKELRDILKKANITSIFVTHDEKDAHILADRIVKIKNGQTDFIGRPCDLLDVYRQEGHSEPFPAVEEKELVHS